In Phyllopteryx taeniolatus isolate TA_2022b chromosome 5, UOR_Ptae_1.2, whole genome shotgun sequence, the DNA window CCAATTTGTTTCAGATATGTAAACAATtgcaaatatgatttgcaaTTGGCTGTCGaacagtacagggtgtaccccacctctcgcccaaactcAGCTGAAATGGGCTTCAGCTTACCCACAACCCTCTATGGGAATGCGgcattaaaaaatttaattaaaaaaaaaaaaaaaaacaattatggatggatgaagttttGTACAGCTAGAGGCCTATTTTCCGGAAAATATTAAAGTGAAACATAAATAATCCTCTGTCTTTCATACTTTCACAATCTCTTCTGACCTCAGATGCTCTTTTTTTACTGGTTTATGTGTGAATATCATTTCTGTGACTATATGTCtgcctctccttgagccgtcaccttatcgtggtggaggggtttgtgtttccaaatgatcctaggagctacgttgtctggggcttcacgcccgtGGTAGGgacacccatggcaaacaggtcctagatgagggaccagacaaagcacggctccaaaaacccctatgaagaacaaaatatatggacctaggtttcccttgcccggacgcgggtcaccgggggccccctctggagccaggcctggaggtggggctcgaaggcgagcgcctggtggccgggcctgcacccatggggcccggccgggcacagcccgaaagggtaacgtggatccccattcccatgggctcaccacttgtgggaggggccataggggtcgggtgcagtgtgagctgggcggtggccaaaggcggggaccttgacgatccgatccccggcgagagaagctggctttagggatgtggaatgtcacctctctggcagggaaggagcccgagctggagtgtgaggttgagaagttccgactagatatagttgggctcgcctccacacacagcttgggctctggtaccagtcctctcgagagcagttggactcttttccactctggagttgcccacggtgagtggcgccgagcaggtgtgggtatacttattgccccccggctctgCGCCTCTACGTTGGGgtttaccccggtggacgagagggtagcctccctccgccttcgggtggggggacgggtcctgactgttgtttgtgcctatgcaccaaacagtagttcagagtacccaccctttttggagtccttagagggggtgctggagagcgctcccgctggggactccatcgttctgctgggggacttcaatgctcacgtggacaatgacagtgagacctggaagggtgtgattgggagggaCGGCCCTCCGGATCAGAACCGGAGAAAATAAGCAAACTCACAAATaagtacttgaaattgtttaaactgtggggcctgaatctataatctataaaagtttaactttttgaatggaattatggaaaaaaataaacttttccatgattggctggcgaccatttcagggtgtacgcttctcgcccgaagatagctgggataggctcccatactcccgcaaccctagtgaggaccctagtgaggaaaattttttggaaagggtctatatactgtatatagcagCACGgttgacaactggttagcatacctgcctcacagttctatggaccagggttcaaatcccagccgcgcctgtgtggagtttgcatgttctccccgtgcctgcgtgggttttctccaggtactccggttccctctcacatcccaaaaacatgcgtggtaggttgagtgaagactcgaaattgcctgtaggtgtgaatgtgagctcGAATGGTAGTTTGTatatatgggccctgcgattggctggcgaccatttcagggtgtacgcttctcgcccgaagatagctgggataggctcccgtaCTCCCggaaccctagtgaggacaagcggtacagtaaatggatggatggatatatatatacacacacacagcggctcaaataagtatttaacacgtcgccaatttttctcactaaatatactttcaaaggtgctattgacataaaTATTTCACCAGGTGTGGGGAGCAATCTAAGTAGTCCATACATCggaagaaagtagaacaaataagctcagaaattaagttttgtgtaataatgtgaactgacacagggaaaaagtattgaacatataAAGAAAGGAAGTGCAAAAAGGCACGGAAAGCCATGACAACACCTAAAATgcatcaataatcaaacagcaatccagccccttgtcagtgcaaatgaatatcagctggttcagtcgtAATTGAttgcctacaaaaaggtctcattccAAAGGTGTGAGTCAAGTCACATCTCATgctgggtaagagcagagagctgtctcaagaccattgcaaagcAATTGTTGTGAAACATAACGATAGCATTGGTTGCAGGCGCATATCCAAGCTTCTGAACGTCCCAGTGAGCACGGTTacggccataatacgtaagccAGTCACactaccataaatttgcctcaatcaggtgctccacgcaagatttctgacagaggagtgcaaggCACAATTAGAAGAGATGTCCGAGAGCCAAGGACCATCTGTGGAgaccttcaaaaagacctggaattagcaggtactgttgtcacaaggaaaacagtgactCATGCACTCCGTCGCCATGgactgtatgcacgctcaccacgcaagaccccattgctgaaaaaaaaagcatgtaaaaggtcatttaaagtttgctgaatgacatttggacaagccacttaaatactgggagaatatagtctggtcggatgagagaaaaattgaactctttggatgccataatgcacaccacgtttggaggagaaatggcaatgcacatcaccctaaaaacaccataccaaaagtgaagttcggaggtgagaacatgatggtgtggggctgcatttcagcaaatggtactagtaaacttcacattattgaaggaaggatgaatgggcaaatgtaccgagaaaTTCTTAACAAATATCtcctgccatctacgaggatgatgaaaatgaaacaagggtggacatttcagcaggataatgatccaaaagatACTGCCAAGGAATCtaaatttttttcaaagaaaaaaatattaaagctgctcaaatggcccagccaatcacctgacttgaatccaatcgaaaatctatggagagaactgaaactcaaggtcaaTAAAAGGAGaccatggaaccttcaagacttgaagactgcttgtgtggaggaatggccaaaatcacaccagagcaatgcatgcgactaatttctccatacaggaggcgtcttgaagcagtcattgcaaacaaagactttagtacaaagtattaaatagaTACCAGttgacgtgttcaatactttttccctgtgtcatttcacttaatttctgagcttatttgttgtactttctttgtatgtatggattaactgggttgttcccaaaatctcgggaaattttcatgtcaatagcacctttggataAATATTTAAGGagaaaaattacaatatttgtacaatcagatttcagcttctatgtgttGCTATGGGCCCAGTTggtgactggtgagcacatctgcttcacagttctgaggaccggggttaaaatctggCTGGAGCTTGATGTTATCGAAATTCCAAATTTGTGTATTATGCTTTTCTATTACTCCTTACacttatttacaataacatattttctatttttatttttatagataTTTCTCATAATCCtagacataaataaaatgcagatgCCAATGCACTTAAAACACGACAAATGTAAGGAACGGAACTTCATGATTAACTGTCAAACTACtgaatgctaaaataaaatgagacgaAAGGAAAATGTTCCTTGGCCCTTGAGTAAAATCCAGATGAACTCTTCCATCACTGCATCAATTTATTTCACGTGGGCAAGCTGGacatattgcccgtaggtgtgaatgtgagtgcgaatgtttgtttgtttctatgtgcccagcgattgactggcgaccaatcaggttgctggttcagggtgtacaccgcctctcaccctgagtcagctgagataggccccaccacgcccgcgaccctagtgacgataagcggtgcggaaaatggtgacattgttcttctatatatatatatatatatatattacaatcaTGTATAATGAAGTGTTCTAAATAAATACTCCAGTTTTTGCTATCatgatctcttttttttttacactcccccccccccccccccaactcccAAAGGAAAAATTTAATCGTGTATCGAATCGTGGTCTTAGTGTATCGTTACAGCCCTAATTTTTACCATCATTTCCGTTATGTTCGTCATCCTGCTTAGCAACCGGCTTCATGTAATGCAGAGAAATTCCATTCAAATAGCTTTAAACGAATTAGAGAATGGAAAAATATCGTCACAGGGGGCTCCGCTAGATAATGCTGTTTAGTCTATGTGAAATCTGATTAGTTCAGattgtttaaaatttttttttttaaaaaacagacatttgTATTATGTATACTTGGCATCGGCCAGCAATTTTGAGTCTGAAGGCCCTTGAAGATTACATTCATATGGCAACACACATAGAAGCTGAATTCTGATTGGACCACAAAAAATAACCCTTAAACAACTGGAGGCTGCTCAGCTGAGACATTCTTTGAAATGAATACAAGAGACGGTTGGAAatcaattaatacaatttcatgtcaATTGTGACTGCAGGTCAGTACTTTTGGTAAGGGTTAGACCAACAGAGAAGGGTCTGAAGGCCCACACTGCACACGTCTGATAAATAATAAGCATATCTGGTGAGTACACTTTATCTTAAAATTATCTTAAATATATCATGGAGTCTGACAGGCAGAGGATTCCAAACCTGTTATTTGGTAAGCAATAATGGGCCCATGCAAGCCACATCAGTTTACTGTACATAATTTGTTCTTTGTGGTTTGGGCTATTAAGCCTTAATATTTTAGCCACACCAACAATCTGCAATCCACACCCATGTTGTCATCTCCCTGAAACTGTTGATATCGTAatacatcaacatcatcatcatcatcaagggTTCTAACtgtagaatgtttttttcccaacctACTCTTGACTTCCTCTCATATAGTCTTTTCTCCTCACACTTATCAGATCAGTGGCAGggcaaaaccaaaacaactgAGCTGCTGACACCCAAGTTGTTATTCCCCCGCTGTGAGCCGGCTGGGGCTTCAGTAATGAGAGCCTGGGGCCCGATTGTGTCTGCTGTGGATGTTCGAATCTCAAATGCTCAAATCTTCCCTTATGGATTGCTGCACATCCATTGCTCAAGCACTGAAGTAACTGTGACCGTGTGGTTAGGAATTTGTACTGACACGCTTATACCTGAGCCTGACATGCcaagtcacacacaaacattttattatgcTTGAGGTAAGCTGAAGATAAGCAGAAATCCTCCTCAACCGTCTCCCTCCCGTTCATATTATCCTTCCCCGCCTCACTCTATTTTCCATCTTCTCCAGTTTGTGCTCCCTCCCATCTTGGACTCTAATCGTTGAGCTAATTGACTCAGCCAGATTTAGCAACAGGCTTATTAGTGTCATTTCACACAACAAGGAATGACCTATACAGGCAGCGAGACTGTGCTTTTGACACAGAATGCACTTGCAATGTTCAACCCATTCACACACTGACccgccacaacattatgaccacttgtAAGTAGATCCAATACGAGAGCTGTATTAAGAATTCTGCTTTTGCAAATATACTAATCTCTGAGCACTAGTATCTTCACAAAGtagcatatccatccattcattttctgagccgcttctcctcactagggtcgcgggcgagctggagcctatcccagctatcatcgggcaggaggcggggtacaccctgaactggttgccagccaattggaggACAAAGTAGCATATATTAAACTAATTTATCTCTGTTATcacacttaaaaacacacatcgATACAACTGTGAAAAAAGAGGGGAGACCAAGATAAACCAGTGAAATCCTTTTCTCCACTATTAATCAACCTATAACCTGTtcaactcaaatgaaaaaaaatggaaaagggaagtaaaaaataaacaactgagatgatGTGGTTGCAGAACTGCACACACCTTTTTATAAAAGGGtgcgtggctgtgttcagaattacccaatcacattcaaactcgttaaatgggagtcagcacacacctgctacTATTTAAATACATGCATTTGGTTgactcaataaataaataaataaggtggGAGCATatgtgcaaccccaattccaatgaagttgggatgttgtgttaaacataaataacaacagaatacaatgatttgcaaatcatgttcgacctatatttaattgaatacactacaaagacaagatatttaatgttcaaactgataaacttgattgtttttagcaaataatcataatcacttagaattttatggctgcaacacgttccaaaaaagctgggacagggtcatgtttaccactatgttacatcaccttttctctgGGGTcttcgtattttacgcttcataatgcaccacacattttcaatgggagacaggtctggactgcaggcaggccagtctagtacccgtactcttttactacgacgccacgctggtgtaacacgtgcagaatgtggtttggcattgtcttgctgaaataagcagcaaTTTCAGggtggttttgggccttgcagtgatttcttgagattctctgaaccttttgatgatattatggaccgtagatgatgaaatccccaacttccttgcaattgtacgttgaggaatattgtccttaaactgttcgacttttttctcacgcacttgttcacaaagaggtgaacctcaccccatctttgcttgtgaatgacaaattagcctgttcccctgtgggatgttccaaacaggtgttagatgagtattcctcaactttctcagccttttttgccacctgtcccagctttttggaacatgttgcagccataaaattctaagttaatgattatttgctaaaaacaatataaagttgttccgtttgaacatgaaatatcttgtctttgtcgtctattcaattaaatataggttgaacatgatttgcaaatcactgtatcttttttttatttgtttaacacaacgtcccaacttcattgcaattggggttgtataagtcTCCTAAGTACTCGAATAAATGCCCCTCATATATAAAACAGTAGGTGGAATCGATGacagttttgtatttatttttaatattgctgaatgaagaaaaaagggcTGCAGCCAAAGGGGCAGGTACTcgagcaccacttggggtctatgtGTGCTCGACACGTGCCTGCTGAAAGTTGTTTCTGTTGTGGTTACCCTATTAGGCCAAATAGAAATATCTGATGCCACTCTTATCATGCAATGCCATTTTATAACCCTGCAAACCGCAGTCCACTGGTAAACGTGTACTTCAATTAGTGTCCATCAAAACTCAGCAAACACCATGAAAGATTTGGATTCTATTCCAAATAGTCACCTACAGCACAGGAGAGAGACAACAAAGCCCAATGTTCTGCAGCACTGTAGTTAcaagtcattttcatttcagtctGCGTTTTAGGTGTCGAACGGCGACTACCCCGCATGCTGTCGCGATATGTACGACGATGAGAGCCTCTCATGCGTGGACTGCGGAGGTGTGCCGAGCCCTCTTACCGCTGTGAGCGCCGAACCAGCGGGGAGCGATGTGCAGGGGTAAGGTGTCGGCCAGCGACCCCCGGGACCCCAGGTAGAGCACCCCGTCTGTGCGATGCCGTCCGCCGCCACTGTCCCGGTAGCCGGTTCGGTGAGAGGCGGTGGGAGCGCCCCCTGACCCTCCTCCAGCCGGATCCGACTCCGTGCCTCTGGGGGTGTAAAATCCGAAGGGCGCCGCGGGACTTTGCTCGATGCCCATCGCGGCCACGGAGCTCACCGAGCGGCTCCGCGGGCCCATGGTGCCGCTCGAGCGGTAGTGGGCGAAGCGGGCCGAGGGTGGCACCGCGCTGTCATCCGTGGAAACACCGGGAAAAGCAGCCCGGGACCGCCCCGCCGTGCTCTGCTTGCCCCCCATCCGACAAACGGCGGGGCTCGGCTCGATCCGCAAAGGGTCGCCCCCTCCCCTCGCCTCCCCTCGCTCCTGTCTGCCTCTCGGCCCGCCCGTCCGCCTTTCCTCCGCAGGCTCGTCAGCTACGACTCTGTGCGGATGCTCGCCCCCCCGCTGAGCGGATCATCGGCCGTCCCGGGCGTCTGCATCCAGCTCCCCTTCCAGACAAACCTCGACACGACCGCTGAATGACGCAGAGATCCCAGGATGACACGCACGCGGCAGCGTCCCCGGCGACGAGCAACGCGGTCGCGCCTCAGCAGCGCCGCGATATTCGCTCCCCCGCTCCCGTCTCATCTC includes these proteins:
- the znrf1 gene encoding E3 ubiquitin-protein ligase znrf1, whose product is MGGKQSTAGRSRAAFPGVSTDDSAVPPSARFAHYRSSGTMGPRSRSVSSVAAMGIEQSPAAPFGFYTPRGTESDPAGGGSGGAPTASHRTGYRDSGGGRHRTDGVLYLGSRGSLADTLPLHIAPRWFGAHSGFKCPVCSKSVASSEMEVHFIMCLSKPRLSYNDDVLARDAGECVICLEELQQGDTIARLPCLCIYHKSCIDSWFEINRSCPEHPSD